From a single Ornithorhynchus anatinus isolate Pmale09 chromosome 15, mOrnAna1.pri.v4, whole genome shotgun sequence genomic region:
- the VEGFD gene encoding vascular endothelial growth factor D, with product MDKLWAIVNIFMMSFLHLMQGSNYEYGPVKRAPRSTLERSEQQIKAASSLEELLQITHSEDWKLWKCRLKLKSFTNIDSRSAPHRSTRFAAAFYDIETLKVIDEEWQRTQCMPRETCVEVAKELGRSTNTFFKPPCVNVFRCGGCCNEESLVCINVSTSYISKQLFEISVPLTSVPELVPVKVANHTGCKCLPTTQRHPYSIIRRSIQAPEEDGCPHSKKFCTGGLVWDSRKCKCVTQEENPLSGLEEHSHLSELAICGSHMKFDEDRCECVCKTPCPSDLIQNPENCSCFECRESLESCCQKQKIFHPDTCSCEDRCPFHTRTCSNGKPLCAKHCRFTKEKKGSHSLHSRENP from the exons ATGGATAAACTGTGGGCAATTGTGAATATTTTCATGATGTCATTTCTTCATCTGATGCAGGGATCCAATTATGAGTACGGACCTGTAAAG AGAGCACCGCGGTCAACCCTAGAGCGATCAGAACAGCAGATCAAGGCTGCCTCCAGTTTGGAAGAGCTGCTGCAGATCACTCACTCGGAGGACTGGAAGCTGTGGAAATGCCGATTAAAACTGAAAAGCTTCACCAACATAGACTCCCGCTCAGCCCCGCATCGCTCCACACGATTTGCTGCCGCCTTTTATGACATTGAAACATTgaaag TCATTGATGAAGAATGGCAGAGAACTCAGTGTATGCCAAGAGAGACATGTGTGGAAGTGGCCAAAGAGTTGGGCAGAAGCACCAACACCTTCTTTAAGCCTCCCTGCGTGAATGTTTTCCGTTGCGGGGGCTGCTGTAACGAAGAGAGCCTTGTCTGCATCAACGTCAGCACATCGTACATTTCCAAACAG CTTTTTGAGATATCAGTCCCTTTGACGTCGGTGCCAGAACTAGTGCCAGTCAAAGTTGCTAACCACACAGGCTGTAAGTGTTTACCCACCACTCAGCGCCACCCGTATTCCATCATACGAAGGTCCATCCAGGCCCCGGAGGAGGATGG CTGCCCCCACTCTAAGAAATTCTGCACTGGTGGCTTGGTATGGGATAGCAGGAAATGTAAATGTGTCACCCAGGAAGAAAATCCCCTCAGTGGACTGGAAG aacactcccaTCTTTCAGAGCTGGCTATCTGTGGGTCTCACATGAAATTTGATGAAGATCGCTGCGAGTGTGTCTGTAAAACgccttgccccagtgacctcatccaaaACCCAGAAAATTGCAGCTGCTTTGAATGCAGAGAGAGCCTAGAGAGCTGCTGTCAGAAGCAAAAAATTTTTCATCCAGACACCTGCAG CTGTGAGGACAGATGTCCTTTCCACACCAGAACTTGTTCAAATGGAAaaccactgtgtgcaaagcactgccgtTTTACAAAGGAGAAGAAAGGCTCTCACAGCCTCCATAGCAGAGAAAACCCTTGA